The window AGCCCGTCATCACTGCTGATATTGGTCGGAGACCGCCAGGAGCTTTGCCAGGGGCAACTCAAAGCCGGGCAAGAGGGGCGTACGGTACGTCTCGGCTTCGTGGATGACCTGCTTGGCCCAACGGGGGCCTCGCCGATGATAGACGGTCAGCGTGCGGCGGAAGCGGTCGACGATCCAATATTCGCGCACGCCGATGACGCGGTACTCGGCCTTTTTCTCTTCGTAGTCGCGCCGCCGGTCGGCCGCGCGCGATGAGGGAAACTCGACCACGATCGTGGGTACATCGCGGCGGCCGACCGGCCCACGACTTACAGGCCGCCGCGCCAGCGCGGCCCAAATCACCCGGTCGCAACGGCGGTTCTGGCCGGTGGTCCGAACATTGTGCTCCGGCAGCGTCAGGTCGAGGGCCTTGCCTTGCGGGTGCGATTCTCGATACTTCCGCAGCCAATGGCCCAACTCTTCATTGGCGTCGCGCTCTTCTTCGAGTGGAGGCGGGGTCACGACCAGGACTCCATGAATCAACTCGTAGCGGTGCCCCAGTTCGAAGTCAGCCTCTTCGAACTCGTCCAGCGTCAGGATCGCTCCGGCGTCCCTGGGACCATAGAGCGCCGTCTGCTTCGCGGTGATCGTCGGCATGCGTTCGCCTCCGGAACAAGTTACGCCCGCATTCTAGCCCACCGCGGCCACGCAGGCCAGTCGCAGCCGACGGGCCGCCCGCTCACGGATTCGCGAAACGTCTATACTTCACGCGGCCGGGAATGAGACCTTGGCGGTGGTTGAGGCAGTGGTACGACAAGGCGGAAACCACCATCCGCCCGTTCCTCTGCGTGCGCGGCGGTATCTCCAGCGCGCTGGAGATCACCCCCCATGTGGTGCAAGCATGGTGGTTCAACCAGTTTTTGCCGATCGACTACCTTGATTGGCGGAGATGTTCTGTCAAAATCCAGCGGAGGCGGAAGGGGTGCAAGGCGGACGTGTTCTTGCACCTGTGCGTGTCAATTGCCCGTTAACGAAAGTAGCGTTTATGAACCGGTTGTTCGTGCCCGTCGTGGTCCTGGCCTTCGTCTGCTGTTGTGTTTCGCCCGCCTTCGCCAACATCGTTCACGAAGGCAAGCTCGTCAGCGTCGATGACGAAGACCACAAGATCGTCGTGCTCATCAAGGGGAGCGACGAGCGAGAGTTCAAGGTCGATGAGAAGTGCGAGGTCATGCTCGACGGCAAAAAAGCCGATCTCGAAGACCTCGAAGAAGGC of the Pirellulales bacterium genome contains:
- a CDS encoding Uma2 family endonuclease, which codes for MPTITAKQTALYGPRDAGAILTLDEFEEADFELGHRYELIHGVLVVTPPPLEEERDANEELGHWLRKYRESHPQGKALDLTLPEHNVRTTGQNRRCDRVIWAALARRPVSRGPVGRRDVPTIVVEFPSSRAADRRRDYEEKKAEYRVIGVREYWIVDRFRRTLTVYHRRGPRWAKQVIHEAETYRTPLLPGFELPLAKLLAVSDQYQQ